A genomic window from Streptomyces misionensis includes:
- a CDS encoding SagB/ThcOx family dehydrogenase has product MSPLTQPTDPLLLAGSDGLWSLREDAYVQDEGSALEVQSRWGGVRVNHPSPMLREVLRRMELGPGRLENIRGTSDLVQRVRLMVELQQLGGLVVRSVSAADGRSPLMSVVPTAADAWLRPAPTPEDRRLRLSRFAALRSTGDGAVLESPLSPFRVVLPRPKAGWLIASLATPTTAREAAERLPVDPGTVRTLLSYLLATGMVQAADEARGADGAVFAEDADPVLRTWSHHDLMFHWRSRPGFTDGVFGAEYALRGVQNPPPRIRPLPDGTRVALPRPGDGGPGDEGPGLSVTEAIEQRVSARSHGRSPLTLDQLGEVLHRALRVRGGDADRPYPSGGACYELEFYVSVARCQGLEPGIYYYAPAEHCLVRLPADEAALRGMLADAKAGAGMSETPDVLLTMTARFARVSWKYSGIAYALTLKHVGVVQQTLYLLTTALRIAGCAIGTGDTERSARAFGLDWREESAVGEFILGSLPDQERREIVNRT; this is encoded by the coding sequence GTGTCCCCTCTCACTCAGCCCACCGATCCGCTGCTCCTCGCCGGCAGCGACGGACTCTGGTCGCTCCGCGAGGACGCCTACGTCCAGGACGAGGGGTCCGCGCTGGAGGTCCAGTCGCGCTGGGGCGGGGTGCGCGTCAACCACCCCTCGCCGATGCTGCGGGAGGTGCTGCGCCGCATGGAGCTGGGCCCCGGGCGGCTCGAGAACATCCGGGGCACCTCGGATCTGGTGCAACGGGTGCGGTTGATGGTGGAGTTGCAGCAGCTCGGCGGGCTTGTGGTGCGCTCGGTGTCCGCCGCCGACGGCCGCAGCCCGCTGATGTCGGTGGTGCCCACGGCCGCCGACGCCTGGCTGCGCCCTGCGCCGACGCCGGAGGACCGGCGGCTGCGGCTGTCCCGGTTCGCCGCGCTGCGCTCCACCGGCGACGGGGCGGTGCTCGAGTCGCCGCTGTCGCCGTTCCGGGTGGTCCTCCCGCGCCCGAAGGCGGGCTGGCTCATCGCCTCGCTCGCCACGCCGACGACGGCGCGTGAAGCGGCCGAGCGGCTGCCGGTCGACCCGGGGACGGTGCGTACGCTGCTGTCGTACTTGCTCGCCACCGGGATGGTGCAGGCGGCCGACGAAGCCCGCGGCGCGGACGGCGCGGTCTTCGCCGAGGACGCCGACCCGGTGCTGCGTACCTGGTCCCACCACGACCTGATGTTCCACTGGCGCAGCCGGCCGGGCTTCACCGACGGCGTCTTCGGCGCCGAGTACGCCCTGCGCGGCGTCCAGAACCCGCCGCCGCGGATCCGCCCCCTGCCGGACGGCACCCGCGTCGCGCTGCCCCGGCCGGGCGACGGCGGTCCGGGCGACGAGGGTCCGGGGCTGTCCGTGACCGAGGCGATCGAGCAGCGCGTCTCCGCGCGCAGCCACGGCCGGAGCCCGCTCACCCTGGACCAGCTCGGGGAGGTGCTCCATCGGGCGCTGCGGGTGCGCGGCGGCGACGCCGATCGGCCCTACCCCAGCGGCGGCGCCTGCTACGAGCTGGAGTTCTATGTGAGCGTGGCCCGCTGCCAGGGACTGGAGCCGGGGATCTACTACTACGCACCCGCCGAGCACTGCCTGGTGCGACTGCCCGCGGACGAGGCCGCGCTGCGCGGCATGCTCGCGGACGCCAAGGCGGGCGCGGGCATGTCCGAGACGCCCGACGTGCTGTTGACCATGACCGCCCGTTTCGCCCGGGTGTCGTGGAAGTACAGCGGGATCGCCTACGCGCTGACGCTCAAGCACGTCGGCGTGGTGCAGCAGACGCTGTATCTGCTGACGACCGCCCTGCGGATCGCCGGGTGCGCCATCGGCACCGGCGACACCGA